A section of the Amycolatopsis sp. AA4 genome encodes:
- a CDS encoding alpha/beta hydrolase, with product MIEPVILDLDEHGDFVDPETGKPVPAEATPRFLSRWLEVPATATDIVVFVHGWQNNRETADRRARQFFGLLEERYAAGSYEGLGAWQGFYVMVRWPSMSNPFLTGYRRIRDRAHKMTTDGRAAEALGQLLGYLNAERQLPGSAPSLRTVTGQYLHCVGHSFGGRFVVEAVQAAAGDGPPVLGWDRADPRYPYTVDTLLVFQMAARPDIFTDRFAPVLRDAPINGPIVLTRSRFDRATGLWHRLAEGVPGIGNVGVKVPPEDVANTVLHKVDAEYSRSEVDRRIVNVESRWRFRRGRWWNPAGAHSDIWYPESAHLLLSLAELAR from the coding sequence GTGATCGAACCGGTGATCCTGGACCTCGACGAGCACGGCGATTTCGTGGACCCGGAAACCGGCAAGCCGGTGCCCGCCGAGGCGACGCCGCGATTTCTGTCCCGGTGGCTGGAAGTTCCGGCGACGGCGACCGACATCGTCGTGTTCGTGCACGGGTGGCAGAACAACCGGGAAACCGCGGACCGGCGGGCGCGCCAGTTCTTCGGGCTGCTGGAAGAGCGTTACGCGGCCGGGTCGTACGAAGGACTCGGGGCGTGGCAAGGGTTTTACGTCATGGTGCGGTGGCCGTCCATGAGCAATCCGTTCCTGACCGGGTACCGGCGGATCCGCGATCGGGCGCACAAGATGACCACCGACGGACGGGCCGCGGAGGCGCTCGGCCAGTTGCTCGGGTATCTGAACGCGGAACGCCAATTGCCGGGCAGTGCGCCGAGTTTGCGGACCGTCACGGGTCAGTACCTGCATTGTGTCGGCCATTCCTTCGGCGGCCGATTCGTGGTGGAAGCGGTGCAGGCCGCGGCCGGGGACGGTCCGCCCGTTCTCGGGTGGGATCGGGCGGATCCGCGTTATCCGTACACTGTGGACACTCTGCTGGTGTTTCAGATGGCCGCGCGGCCGGATATCTTCACCGACCGGTTCGCTCCCGTGCTGCGCGACGCTCCGATCAACGGGCCGATCGTGCTGACCCGGTCCCGTTTCGACCGAGCCACCGGGTTGTGGCACCGGTTGGCGGAAGGCGTGCCGGGAATCGGGAACGTCGGTGTGAAAGTCCCTCCCGAGGACGTGGCGAACACCGTGCTGCACAAGGTGGACGCGGAGTATTCACGGTCCGAAGTGGACCGGAGGATCGTCAATGTCGAGTCGCGCTGGCGGTTCCGGCGCGGGCGGTGGTGGAATCCAGCCGGGGCGCATTCGGACATCTGGTACCCGGAGTCGGCGCATCTGCTGCTGTCGCTGGCCGAACTGGCCCGCTGA
- a CDS encoding aldehyde dehydrogenase: MPTRLFIDGQWTEAGGEPIPTRDPATGTVLEDVGTATQADVDAAVAAARRALNSPEWAGLAPVQRAKLLFRLADLVDEHHEELAALETRDQGQPIGVSRQVSVTGAAEHLRYFAGWVTKIQGTTNPVSFPDTLHYTRREPVGVNALITPWNFPLMILVWKLAPALATGNTVVIKPSEVTPLTSIRLVQLTEQAGIPAGVVNLVTGDGPVGAMLSAHHDVDHVSYTGSTAVGKLITAASAESNLKRLTLELGGKAPSIIAADADLDAAVAGNLAGATLNTGQVCAAYTRFYVDRKREQEFVEKMAAGLKGLQVGPGLDETTQVGPLVSDKHRKHVANLVAAGRSEGADLITGGSEVDRDGYFYQPTLFAGVTDNMTIMREEIFGPVLAVTPYDDPDELVARANDTQYGLAATVWTRDIRTAQRYADGIRAGAVFVNMPPIPDMAAPWGGYKASGWGREMGPWALDAYTETKAVWLHYGY; encoded by the coding sequence GTCGGGACGGCGACCCAGGCTGACGTCGACGCCGCGGTCGCCGCCGCGCGCCGCGCGCTGAACTCGCCGGAGTGGGCCGGGCTCGCGCCGGTGCAGCGCGCGAAGCTGCTGTTCCGCCTCGCCGACCTCGTCGACGAGCACCACGAGGAACTCGCCGCGCTGGAGACCCGCGACCAGGGCCAGCCGATCGGCGTCTCCCGGCAGGTGAGCGTCACCGGCGCGGCCGAGCACCTGCGGTATTTCGCCGGCTGGGTCACGAAAATCCAGGGCACCACGAACCCGGTTTCGTTCCCGGACACGCTGCACTACACGCGCCGCGAACCGGTCGGCGTGAACGCGCTGATCACGCCGTGGAACTTCCCGCTGATGATCCTCGTGTGGAAACTCGCGCCGGCGCTCGCCACCGGGAACACCGTGGTGATCAAGCCGAGCGAGGTCACGCCGCTGACCAGCATCCGGCTGGTACAGCTGACCGAGCAGGCTGGTATCCCAGCGGGCGTGGTCAACCTGGTCACCGGCGACGGACCGGTGGGTGCGATGCTGAGCGCGCACCACGACGTCGACCACGTCTCGTACACCGGTTCCACCGCGGTCGGGAAGCTGATCACCGCGGCGAGCGCGGAGTCGAACCTCAAGCGGCTGACGCTGGAACTCGGCGGCAAGGCCCCGAGCATCATCGCCGCCGACGCCGACCTGGACGCCGCCGTCGCGGGCAACCTTGCCGGCGCGACGCTGAACACCGGGCAGGTCTGCGCGGCGTACACGCGGTTCTACGTCGACCGCAAACGCGAGCAGGAGTTCGTCGAGAAGATGGCCGCCGGACTCAAGGGACTCCAGGTCGGCCCTGGTCTGGACGAGACGACGCAGGTCGGCCCGCTCGTGTCGGACAAGCACCGCAAGCACGTGGCGAACCTTGTCGCCGCCGGCCGCTCCGAAGGCGCGGACCTGATCACCGGCGGCTCGGAAGTCGACCGCGACGGCTATTTCTACCAGCCGACCCTCTTCGCGGGCGTCACCGACAACATGACGATCATGCGTGAGGAGATCTTCGGCCCGGTGCTGGCGGTGACGCCGTACGACGACCCGGACGAGTTGGTCGCGCGCGCGAACGACACGCAGTATGGCCTCGCCGCGACCGTGTGGACCCGCGACATCCGTACGGCGCAACGCTATGCGGACGGGATCCGCGCGGGTGCGGTGTTCGTGAACATGCCGCCGATCCCGGACATGGCCGCTCCGTGGGGCGGGTACAAGGCGTCGGGCTGGGGCCGTGAAATGGGCCCGTGGGCGCTGGACGCGTACACCGAGACGAAGGCGGTTTGGCTGCACTACGGTTACTGA